The following nucleotide sequence is from Sporichthyaceae bacterium.
CTGACTGTGCGTCAGGGTGCGTCCCTGTCTGTGGACGTCCGGGGTGGTGCGGGGAGGTCCGGGATCGTGGCCGCATCCTGATGGGGTGTCGTCCGGCGACGTCGCTATCACTCTGGTGCTGCGGTTCGAGCCCGTAGAGCGAGTCTGACGCGGGGTCTCCGGGAACGTCGGATTGTTGCCGTTATCGAGCACGTGGGTCTGTGTCCATCTCAAGGAATCCCTCCGGGCGGCACCCGGTCGCGCCATTCCGGTTCGGCCGGACGCCGGACCAGCGAGGTGCACGGATGGACGTGGTGGTTGAACGGGTCGCAGGGTTGGACATCGGCAAGGCCTCGATGACGGTGTGCGTGCGCACCCCGGGGCCGGGGAGTTCGCGCACGAACGAGGTGCGTACCTACTCCACGATGACTGAGCCGGTCAGGGGATGTGATGGTCAGTCAGATTCACCGAGGCGCACGAAAGCCGGGGCGACGGTGAGCGGCTTGTCATGGATCGGGGTGACGCCGGGGTCTGCGACCGGGTGCTCGGTCTCCGCCTCGGGCACCCGGGGGTGAGCGGGGAGGAAGGCCAGGGCGAGCAATGCGCCGAGGAGGCAGACGCCGGAGGCGACGAGGCTGCCGGCGGCCAGGCCGTCGAGGAATCCGTCCTGTGCCGTGACGGCGAGGGAGGGGTCGCCCAGTTTCCGGGCGAGGACGTTGGCGGCGCCGGCCGACGAGCGGGCGATCTGCAGAATCTGCGGGTCGTGGATGCTGTCGGCGAGCCGGTCGCGGTAGATCGAGGCGGCGACGCTGCCGACGACGGCGATGCCGAGCGTGCCGCCGAGTTCGCGAGTGGCGTCGTTGACGGCGGAGCCGATCCCCGCCTTGGCAGCGGGGACGACGCCCATGATGGCCTCGGTGGCCGGGGCGCTGGTGAATCCCATGCCGACGCCGATCACGATCATCTGGGCGGCGATCGTGCTGTAGGTGGTCGCGCCGTCGACCGTCGCCACCCAGGCGAAGCCGCCGCACATGATGACCAGCCCCGAGACGACAACGAGCTTGGTACCGAGTCGTACGGCGAGGACGGTTCCCAGCAGGGAGCTCACGGCGACCGAGAGCGCCACGGGGATCTGGCGGAACCCGGCTTCCAGCACTCCCCAGCCGAGCACGAACTGGAAGTACTGGCCGATGAGGAACACGAAGCCGAGCAGACCGAAGAAGGACAGCGTGACCGCGCCGGAGGCGGCGGTGAATCGCATGTTGGTGAACAGGCGCACGTCGAGCATCGGCTGAGGGACGTGCGTCTCCCAGATCGCGAACGCGACGAACAGGCAGGTCGCGGCCCCGAAGTCGGCGAGGCTGGCCGCCGATCCCCAGCCCCGATCCGGTGCCTGGATGATCGCGTAGACCCACATCCCCAGTGCGAGGGTGCTCAGCAGCAGGCCCGGGTAGTCCAGGCGCGGGACCCCCGGGTCCCGGCTGTCGGGAACGAAGAACACGGCCAGCACCAACGTCAGGACCGCAACCCCGGCGCAGAACGAGAATGCCGCGCCCCACGCCGACGCCTCGGCCAGCGCACCTCCGACGATCGGACCGAGCGCGACCGAGATTCCGGTGGACGCACCCCACAGTCCGATCGCCTTGGCCCGCTCGGCCCGGTCGGGGAAGGCATTGGAGATGATCGACAACGTCGTCGGGAACACCGCGGCCGCTCCCAGGCCGGCCAGCGCCCGCCACGCGATGAGCACGTCGGCGTTCGTCGCGAACGCGGACATCGTCGACGCGAACGCGTAGATGGCCAGGCCTGCGATCAGTGCGCCCTTACGGCCGAAGCGGTCCGAGAGTGAACCGCCCACGAGCACCAGTGCGGCGAAGACG
It contains:
- a CDS encoding MFS transporter, translated to MNRWLTLTVACLAVFTVMVASSIVNVLLPTLTREIDASTEDLLWIVDGFNLVFAALVLVGGSLSDRFGRKGALIAGLAIYAFASTMSAFATNADVLIAWRALAGLGAAAVFPTTLSIISNAFPDRAERAKAIGLWGASTGISVALGPIVGGALAEASAWGAAFSFCAGVAVLTLVLAVFFVPDSRDPGVPRLDYPGLLLSTLALGMWVYAIIQAPDRGWGSAASLADFGAATCLFVAFAIWETHVPQPMLDVRLFTNMRFTAASGAVTLSFFGLLGFVFLIGQYFQFVLGWGVLEAGFRQIPVALSVAVSSLLGTVLAVRLGTKLVVVSGLVIMCGGFAWVATVDGATTYSTIAAQMIVIGVGMGFTSAPATEAIMGVVPAAKAGIGSAVNDATRELGGTLGIAVVGSVAASIYRDRLADSIHDPQILQIARSSAGAANVLARKLGDPSLAVTAQDGFLDGLAAGSLVASGVCLLGALLALAFLPAHPRVPEAETEHPVADPGVTPIHDKPLTVAPAFVRLGESD